A region from the Fusarium musae strain F31 chromosome 1, whole genome shotgun sequence genome encodes:
- a CDS encoding hypothetical protein (EggNog:ENOG41): MPDSNEKGAGTAGNKRPRSDDADGDETAPQQEIPDNASVPKPKRLACMICRKRKLKCDGVRPSCSTCSRLGHTCAYDEQRRKSGPKRGYVKALEERLKQVETLLKTQEPPQNIPKNINVAMSGPPQTASPANLNISNAPINLTGDNSMDQHWNFTDKSPQQGAMDDFNFNASLDMGMNNVGGTFTWEMIGLGLEEPLPPQETIDELHQIYFEKVHPSIPMIHKYRYLAAMNLAPNQRPPVCLRYAMWTLACTITDKYADLKDLFYRRARKYVEADYVKGYGEHMISIAHCQTHTLLASYEMKMMYFPRAWINTGSAIRLAQMTGLHRLDGTGLDVKQCLAPPKDWTEREERRRTFWMAFCQDRYASIGTGWPMTIDERDIMTNLPASEDAFIMSKPEQTQSLSECTSPMGAGKLSPFGGIVLMACLFGRNLVHLHRPDADDLDNDLNGPFWKRHRQMDNILLNTSLCLPPQLKLPTGLSNPNIVFTNMSIHTSTICLHQAAIFKAEKNNLPASVSAESKVRCITAANEIASIMRMISHMDLSTYLKSRPDDSQTADSLRFLLSAMNALKRRNPLTESFLVQLDVDLEALALRIPKLKTAFPRNNDGPTNPGAPRGARCDNPEGMQGIAAYRNECNYMQPSRGDGNQPDIVEPNHSVPEITTAEESFATQAWMSSDQQLPILTPSSGATFEKTGSGSRTMSGFGDVTGDSQDASGSPDGLTSNRPTPNSSSGSDQRNHLAPGQLNGSGHNSFNASPMSPNQTLMNPGVLDGSTQGFFSDTAGFTMPTSLDQNGGFSMPDGWGDIQGQSGIPQVGEGVLRALMNMGPMDAMDLGTWETKDT, encoded by the exons ATGCCGGACTCAAATGAGAAGGGAGCCGGCACCGCCGGCAACAAACGTCCACGTAGCGACGACGCCGATGGGGACGAAACAGCGCCTCAACAGGAAATACCCGATAATGCGAGCGTTCCCAAGCCAAAACGACTGGCATGTATGATATGTCGGAAGCGCAAGCTCAAATGCGACGGAGTCAGACCTAGCTGCAGTACCTGCTCCCGTCTTGGTCATACTTGCGCCTACGACGAACAGCGGAGGAAGAGTGGTCCTAAGCGTGGTTACGTCAAGGCTCTCGAGGAGCGACTCA AACAAGTCGAAACGTTGCTGAAAACCCAGGAACCTCCGCAGAATATTCCAAAGAACATCAATGTCGCAATGTCCGGACCACCTCAGACAGCATCCCCTGCCAATCTTAATATCTCAAATGCGCCTATAAATCTCACCGGGGATAATAGTATGGACCAGCACTGGAACTTCACCGATAAGTCGCCGCAGCAAGGTGCCATGGACGACTTCAATTTCAATGCCAGTCTAGATATGGGCATGAACAATGTTGGTGGTACTTTCACGTGGGAAATGATTGGTCTGGGGCTCGAGGAGCCTCTGCCTCCTCAAGAAACTATTGACGAGCTTCACCAGATTTATTTCGAGAAGGTTCATCCGTCTATTCCCATGATTCACAAATACCGTTACCTTGCCGCCATGAATCT TGCTCCGAACCAAAGACCACCGGTTTGTTTGCGATATGCCATGTGGACTCTCGCATGCACCATAACAGATAAGTATGCGGATCTGAAAGATCTCTTCTACCGCAGAGCGCGGAAGTATGTTGAAGCAGATTACGTCAAGGGTTATGGAGAACACATGATCTCTATTGCTCACTGCCAGACACATACTCTGCTGGCCTCTTATgaaatgaagatgatgtaTTTTCCCCGCGCCTGGATCAACACTGGCTCTGCTATCCGCCTGGCTCAAAT GACTGGTCTCCATAGACTAGACGGGACGGGCCTCGACGTCAAGCAATGCCTTGCGCCACCGAAGGATTGGACAGAGCGAGAGGAACGGCGTCGAACATTCTGGATGGCTTTCTGTCAGGACCGGTATGCCAGTATTGGCACGGGCTGGCCCATGACCATTGACGAACGCGACATCATGACCAATCTCCCTGCCTCAGAAGATGCCTTCATCATGAGCAAACCCGAGCAGACACAGTCACTATCAGAATGCACTAGCCCCATGGGTGCAGGTAAGCTGTCGCCTTTTGGAGGTATCGTGCTCATGGCCTGCCTGTTTGGCAGAAATCTGGTACATCTGCACCGTCCTGATGCCGATGACCTTGACAACGACCTGAATGGTCCGTTCTGGAAACGACACCGCCAGATGGACAATATTCTCCTTAACACATCCCTTTGTCTTCCTCCCCAACTCAAGCTTCCCACCGGCTTGTCGAATCCTAACATTGTCTTCACAAACATGAGTATCCATACCTCGACCATCTGTCTACATCAAGCCGCTATCTTCAAAGCGGAGAAGAACAACTTGCCCGCGTCGGTCAGTGCCGAAAGCAAAGTCAGATGCATCACAGCTGCCAACGAGATTGCCAGCATTATGCGCATGATTTCCCATATGGATCTCTCAACA TACCTTAAGAGCCGACCGGACGATAGCCAAACGGCAGACTCACTTCGTTTCTTGCTCTCTGCAATGAACGCGCTGAAACGCAGGAATCCATTGACTGAGTCGTTCCTCGTTCAGCTCGATGTCGACCTCGAAGCACTTGCACTGAGAATCCCCAAGCTGAAGACAGCCTTCCCACGCAATAACGATGGA CCTACCAACCCAGGAGCGCCCAGAGGTGCTAGGTGTGACAACCCGGAAGGAATGCAGGGTATAGCAGCATATCGTAATGAATGCAACTATATGCAACCCTCGAGAGGTGACGGGAATCAACCGGATATTGTTGAGCCTAATCATAGCGTACCAGAGATCACGACTGCTGAAGAGAGTTTCGCTACGCAAGCTTGGATGTCGTCTGACCAACAATTACCCATTCTTACACCGAGCTCAGGGGCGACGTTCGAAAAGACTGGATCTGGCAGTCGGACAATGTCTGGTTTTGGCGACGTAACAGGTGACAGCCAAGATGCTTCAGGATCGCCTGATGGATTGACATCAAATCGACCTACACCAAATTCGAGCTCAGGATCCGACCAGCGGAACCATCTGGCCCCTGGGCAGCTGAACGGATCCGGACACAACTCTTTCAACGCGAGCCCAATGTCACCAAACCAGACTTTGATGAACCCGGGTGTTCTCGATGGGAGCACACAAGGATTCTTTTCAGACACAGCTGGATTTACGATGCCGACCAGCCTTGACCAGAATGGAGGCTTTTCAATGCCCGATGGCTGGGGAGACATTCAAGGACAATCAGGGATACCACAAGTTGGCGAGGGCGTTTTACGGGCGTTGATGAATATGGGACCAATGGACGCCATGGATTTGGGAACATGGGAAACAAAGGATACCTGA
- a CDS encoding hypothetical protein (EggNog:ENOG41): protein MPPQARATRTRLAGNENDENSGTTRLTRAQAAALKVDELSMPAKAALQTKKSTVNGTAASNTRKRAALGDVSNVGKVDGVAGKKAKGLVSKAAQPTGIEKKTARPTTRTALGSKPTNSKTQSGSGTINKRKVVTDAASTKIKAPVNENEHPSKKQHLISEERERSETPVEAEVQKPEVSLDKAEVQDAPFEYPPGVKDLDSEDLEDPLMVAEYANEIFDYLRDLEVKSIPNPEYMSHQDELEWKTRGILVDWLVEVHTRFHLLPETLFLAVNLIDRFLSEKVVQLDRLQLVGITAMFIASKYEEVLSPHVENFKRIADDGFTEAEILSAERFILSTLNYDLSYPNPMNFLRRVSKADNYDIQSRTIGKYLMEIGLLDHRFMPYRPSHIAAAAMYLARLMLDRGEWDETLSYYAGYTEDEIEHVVQLMVDYLARPVTHEAFFKKYASKKFLKASILARQWAKKNAGLFGVHDVHLSLDELS from the exons ATGCCTCCA CAGGCTCGGGCCACTCGTACGCGCCTCGCCGGCAACGAGAACGACGAGAACAGCGGCACGACGCGTCTTACAAGAGCCCAAGCTGCCGctctcaaggttgatgagctaTCAATGCCTGCTAAGGCTGCCCTGCAAACAAAGAAATCCACAGTCAACGGTACCGCCGCCAGTAACACGCGGAAACGCGCTGCATTGGGCGATGTCAGTAATGTAGGAAAGGTCGATGGTGTTGCTGgaaagaaggccaagggaTTGGTCTCCAAGGCTGCTCAACCCACCGGTATCGAGAAAAAGACTGCGCGTCCTACCACAAGAACTGCTCTCGGCTCGAAGCCTACCAACTCCAAGACACAGTCCGGTTCCGGCACCATTAACAAGCGAAAGGTTGTAACAGATGCCGCCAGCACCAAGATAAAAGCTCCCGTCAACGAGAATGAGCATCCCTCCAAAAAGCAGCATCTTATTTCTGAGGAACGTGAACGATCAGAGACAcctgttgaggctgaagtcCAGAAGCCCGAGGTCTCTCTAGACAAGGCAGAGGTACAAGATGCACCTTTCGAGTACCCTCCTGGCGTCAAGGACTTGGATAGCGAGGATCTAGAAGATCCTCTCATGGTTGCCGAGTATGCCAATGAGATCTTTGACTACTTGCGCGATCTTGAGGTCAAGTCGATTCCCAATCCTGAATATATGTCTCATCAGGACGAGCTCGAATGGAAGACGCGCGGTATCTTGGTCGACTGGCTCGTTGAGGTTCATACCCGTTTCCATCTACTTCCCGAAACCCTATTCCTCGCCGTCAATCTTATCGATCGCTTCCTATCAGAAAAGGTGGTTCAGCTTGACCGTCTCCAGCTTGTTGGTATCACTGCCATGTTCATCGCTTCCAAATACGAGGAGGTCCTCTCTCCCCACGTCGAGAACTTCAAGCGCATTGCCGACGATGGTTTTACTGAGGCTGAGATTCTGAGTGCTGAGCGATTTATCCTGAGCACTCTCAATTACGATCTCAGCTACCCCAACCCGATGAACTTCCTCCGCCGTGTCTCCAAGGCAGACAATTACGATATCCAGTCTCGAACCATTGGAAAGTACCTGATGGAGATTGGGCTGCTGGATCATCGATTCATGCCCTACCGACCTAGTCacattgctgctgctgccatgtATTTAGCGCGACTGATGCTTGACCGGGGCGAATGG GACGAGACTCTTTCTTACTACGCTGGCTACACTGAGGACGAGATCGAGCATGTCGTTCAGCTCATGGTCGACTACCTCGCTCGCCCTGTCACTCATGAAGCATTTTTCAAGAAGTATGCTAGcaagaagttcttgaagG CTTCGATTCTTGCTCGCCAATGGGCAAAGAAGAATGCTGGCCTATTCGGCGTCCACGACGTTCATCTGAGCCTCGATGAGCTATCATAG
- a CDS encoding hypothetical protein (BUSCO:EOG09262X31): MLQSGIQFAAARQSALRMALGRSLPRTYATIRRSNETTASPKELAENPESQSAILRVYKPRTPGVRHLKRPINDHLWKGRPFLPLTFPKKGQAKGGRNVSGRITVRHRGGGAKRRIRTVDFLRNRPGPHLVERIEYDPGRSAHIALVTEKATGRHTYILAADGLRSGDIVHSYRAGIPQDLLDSMGGIIDPGILAAKTAFRGNCLPMHMIPVGTTVFAVGSAARRGAVFCRSAGTSAVVVNKNEETKDDGTRVMTGKYVEVRLQSGEVRRVSKDACATIGVASNIHHHYRQLGKAGRSRWLNIRPTVRGVAMNKVDHPHGGGRGKSKGNRHPVSPWGVPTKSGYKTRRKHNRNKWVVVPRPRNNGKRRDKAN, translated from the exons ATGCTTCAGTCCGGCATTCAATTTGCTGCTGCGCGGCAGAGCGCTTTGCGCATGGCTCTGGGCCGATCGCTCCCACGAACATATGCAACTATCAGACGTTCTAACGAGACCACCGCCAGTCCGAAGGAACTCGCCGAGAACCCCGAGAGTCAATCCGCCATCTTGCGAGTCTATAAACCCCGAACACCTGGTGTGAGGCATCTCAAGCGACCTATCAACGATCATCTATGGAAAGGACGACCTTTCCTTCCCTTAACATTCCCGAAGAAGGGCCAAGCAAAGGGTGGCCGAAATGTGTCTGGTAGGATCACCGTGCGACACCGAGGCGGCGGTgcgaagagaagaataaGAACGGTCGACTTCCTCCGCAACCGACCAGGACCTCACCTGGTGGAACGCATTGAATACGACCCAGGACGGAGTGCGCACATTGCTCTTGTCACTGAGAAGGCTACCGGACGTCACACTTACATTCTTGCCGCTGATGGTTTGAGGTCTGGGGATATTGTGCACAGCTACCGTGCCGGTATTCCTCAAGATCTGCTTGACAGCATGGGTGGTATTATTGATCCTGGTATTCTAGCTGCAAAGACTGCCTTCCGTGGTAATTGTCTACCTATGCACATGATTCCTGTCGGTACTACAGTATTTGCTGTAGGATCCGCAGCTAGACGTGGCGCCGTATTTTGTCGTAGTGCCGGCACCTCAGCTGTGGTTGTCAACAAGAACGAGGAGACGAAAGACGACGGTACTAGGGTCATGACCGGCAAGTACGTTGAAGTTAGACTCCAGAGCGGTGAAGTTCGACGAGTTAGCAAGGACGCTTGTGCGACGATTGGCGTGGCTAGCAACATCCACCACCACTATCGCCAGCTGGGCAAGGCTGGACGAAGCCGGTGGCTCAACATTCGACCTACAGTCCGTGGTGTTGCCATGAACAAGG TCGACCATCCTCATGGTGGTGGTAGAGGTAAATCGAAGGGTAATCGTCACCCTGTCTCTCCTTGGGGTGTTCCT ACCAAGAGTGGTTACAAGACCCGACGCAAGCACAACAGAAACAAGTGGGTTGTGGTACCTCGACCTCGAAACAACGGAAAGCGCCGAGACAAGGCCAATTAA
- the CKB2 gene encoding casein kinase 2 regulatory subunit, translated as MMDDYVSESDSDYTSYWRDWFISSRGNEYFCEIDEDYLTDRFNLTGLNTEVQYYQYALDLVTDVFDLECDDEMREAIEKSARHLYGLVHARYIVTTRGLTKMLDKYKKAEFGKCPRVMCHSHPLLPMGLSDVPNMKPVKLYCARCEDIYNPKSSRHAAIDGAYFGTSFHNILFQVYPALIPTKSVERYVPRVYGFKVHASAALIRWQSAKRDEMRRRLRKLEIDTGFRDEMEDEEEDDEELEFEGIDGRMAVVEGL; from the exons ATGATGGATGACTACGTGAGCGAGTCGGATAGCGACTATACAAGTTATTGGCGAGACTGG TTCATCTCATCGAGGGGTAACGAGTACTTTTGCGAAATCGACGAGGACTACCTTACGGATAGGTTCAACTTGACAGGCCTTAATACTGAAGTCCAGTACTATCAGTATGCGCTAGATCTCGTCACCGATGTCTTTGATCTCGAGTGCGACGATGAGATGCGCGAGGCCATCGAGAAGTCTGCGAGGCACCTTTATGGTCTTGTGCACGCCCGTTACATCGTTACAACAAGAGGGCTTACAAAAATG CTTGACAAGTATAAGAAGGCCGAGTTTGGGAAATGCCCTCGTGTCATGTGCCACTCCCATCCCCTCCTCCCCATGGGCCTCTCTGATGTGCCCAACATGAAACCCGTTAAGCTATACTGCGCTCGCTGCGAGGATATCTACAACCCCAAGTCCTCAAGACACGCCGCTATCGACGGCGCCTACTTCGGCACATCTTTCCACAACATCCTTTTCCAGGTGTATCCCGCCCTCATCCCAACCAAGAGCGTGGAACGCTACGTTCCTCGCGTGTACGGATTCAAAGTGCATGCTTCGGCTGCTTTGATTCGCTGGCAGAGCGCCAAGCGCGACGAAATGCGCCGTCGGCTTCGCAAGCTTGAGATCGACACTGGCTTccgtgatgagatggaggacgaagaagaagacgacgaggagCTTGAATTCGAAGGTATAGATGGCCGTATGGCTGTTGTGGAAGGCCTTTAG
- a CDS encoding hypothetical protein (EggNog:ENOG41), producing MYWPIGTPRIHATSSSRAPAFKLVVSHDGLTGPSDSSLTPSPGPPTSQSQGHTIDDLDSQPPPTPITPGIRPVEHDDYTSSRPPQASGSTETEGIPVKDPILALRVSRSGNLFAVITTTSITVWQTKPAVILAVVIRSDYSLETYGRNVDLLLRPDAAILVIHTDQGYLITYSLATDPDSRVYKPHFANYSNVQRRRQSLIGSLTGLPPEQILWGAGEGPGVRDLSVRFRMVIKVDAGIESALALDDELIVATRKPAAVQCIRWTPDSTGSQTRTEIISRMGWVEKKASIVEMTHDRPMNLLTWITSSGRAYAVQRYNHRAESSQVDDADAKRLFKGHCFHVPQGEHDHATAAVINARFSLIAVGCCDGTVQVYSVRDYAGNIPHSHTHQVPVSMASSGAFTSLSYSPDGYCLFAGFQKGWSTWSMFGKIGSHSFGSEETTSRANGEEWLTGLSGATWVGGGSEILMTGRKHEAIWSLEMAKNAVTGCYNEANVFRTVLQTPSSVMIYRGYDVPDLTSISAEPFLWHTAKVPPTYLLNQWPIRQTVISPDGRYVAVAGRRGLAHYSVNSGRWKTFANEVMENEFQVRGGMCWHQHILVAAVEANRRFELRLFSRETALDSAQILHTQTIPAPVVLVTTSGEDSLLVYTYENLLYHFIFTPHGGSIRLIQVGQIAFHGIVRSPARVRGLSWILPDTQLTDGDPSQDVAVASVIFLVDGKLVLLRPSLNDEGQLKYDMRVIAQNVEYHASVRDQPLRNLNRQLEDNPLRDGPPALKDSLWVFDGMELKAWPDISQVLDAAGDNGKEPPSPVSIPVDFYPLSVLLEKGIVLGVESDLVQRRDVNFSYFHFAIRTHLILPDLLRFYLRQSRSVEASNLAHQYKELEYFAHGLEILLHRVLDEEVDTSPKPVDAVLPRVLSLLSSFKEYLDIVLQCTRKTEVRQWKTLFAYLPQAQELFEESLQRGSLKTAGGYLIILHTLDELGSSTEQSVRLLSRAMREGDWELCKELARFLAAMDETGETLQEAMRMVEVSLKQESGQDSIGSRLQIPSSRVTNGGGSGLTSGDEDGASESDRRSGSDGGSVASTISAT from the exons ATGTATTGGCCCATTGGAACACCACGCATCCATGCTACCAGCAGCAGTCGAGCTCCAGCCTTTAAGCTTGTCGTTTCTCATGATGGTCTTACGGGCCCCTCCGATTCCAGTTTAACGCCATCGCCTGGtcctccaacttctcaatctcaaggTCACACCATTGATGACCTCGACTCTCAACCCCCACCGACCCCGATAACACCAGGAATCCGACCTGTCGAGCACGATGACTATACATCAAGTAGACCGCCGCAAGCTTCTGGAAGTACCGAAACAGAAGGAATTCCTGTTAAAGATCCCATACTGGCGTTGCGAGTTTCACGTTCCGGAAATCTGTTTGCTGTTATCACAACAACTTCCATTACAGTCTGGCAGACCAAA CCTGCTGTTATCCTAGCTGTGGTTATTCGATCAGATTATTCCCTGGAAACATACGGCAGAAATGTCGACCTGTTACTGAGACCTGACGCTGCCATCCTCGTTATACATACAGACCAGGGCTATCTCATCACTTACTCCTTGGCTACTGATCCCGACTCGCGCGTATACAAACCTCATTTCGCGAATTACAGCAATGTTCAGCGAAGGAGACAGAGCCTCATCGGAAGCCTCACCGGCCTACCACCAGAGCAAATATTATGGGGCGCTGGCGAAGGCCCAGGGGTTCGCGACCTCAGTGTTCGCTTTAGAATGGTGATTAAGGTTGATGCCGGAATTGAGAGCGCACTCGCTCTTGACGACGAGCTGATAGTTGCAACAAGGAAGCCCGCGGCTGTGCAATGTATCCGCTGGACACCGGACAGTACGGGCTCACAGACGAGAACCGAGATAATTAGTCGAATGGGATGGGTCGAGAAGAAGGCAAGCATCGTTGAGATGACACATGATCGTCCAATGAACCTCTTGACATGGATTACGAGCAGCGGACGAGCATATGCGGTCCAGCGCTACAATCATCGAGCAGAGAGCAGCCAGGTCGACGACGCGGATGCTAAGCGACTCTTCAAAGGCCACTGTTTCCATGTTCCACAAGGCGAACACGATCACGCCACTGCAGCGGTTATAAATGCAAGATTTTCTCTCATCGCCGTTGGTTGCTGCGACGGGACAGTACAGGTATACTCCGTCCGTGACTATGCAGGCAACATCCCTCATTCACATACCCATCAAGTCCCTGTGTCAATGGCATCTTCAGGAGCATTCACCAGTCTGAGTTACTCACCCGATGGTTACTGCCTTTTCGCGGGGTTTCAAAAAGGTTGGTCTACCTGGAGTATGTTCGGTAAGATTGGAAGTCATAGTTTTGGATCTGAAGAGACAACCTCACGCGCCAATGGAGAAGAATGGTTAACTGGACTTTCCGGGGCTACTTGGGTAGGGGGCGGCTCCGAAATCCTGATGACAGGACGCAAGCATGAAGCTATATGGTCCCTGGAGATGGCCAAGAATGCCGTTACCGGGTGTTACAATGAGGCAAATGTCTTCCGGACCGTGCTGCAGACTCCTTCAAGTGTGATGATCTACAGAGGCTATGATGTTCCAGATCTTACCAGCATCTCGGCAGAGCCATTCCTATGGCATACGGCAAAGGTTCCTCCCACATATCTCTTGAACCAATGGCCGATACGGCAGACTGTCATCTCTCCCGATGGCCGCTACGTAGCTGTGGCTGGCCGACGGGGACTCGCCCATTACAGCGTCAATAGCGGCCGCTGGAAGACATTCGCCAACGAGGTTATGGAGAATGAGTTCCAGGTCAGAGGCGGCATGTGCTGGCATCAACACATTCTTGTTGCTGCAGTAGAAGCCAACAGAAGGTTCGAACTACGACTGTTCTCGCGCGAGACAGCCCTCGATTCGGCCCAGATACTGCATACTCAGACAATCCCAGCCCCTGTGGTCCTTGTGACCACCTCAGGCGAGGACTCGCTCCTTGTCTACACCTACGAAAACTTACTGTATCATTTTATTTTTACCCCACATGGCGGCTCTATACGACTCATACAAGTAGGCCAGATTGCGTTTCATGGCATTGTCAGATCTCCAGCTCGAGTGAGGGGACTGAGCTGGATATTACCCGATACGCAGTTGACAGACGGCGACCCTTCTCAGGATGTTGCCGTTGCCTCGGTGATATTTCTTGTCGACGGAAAGCTTGTACTACTCCGGCCATCCTTAAACGACGAGGGCCAGCTGAAATATGACATGCGTGTCATCGCACAAAACGTGGAGTACCACGCCAGTGTCCGGGATCAGCCATTGCGAAACCTGAACCGACAGCTCGAAGACAACCCCTTACGGGACGGACCGCCAGCACTAAAAGACTCTCTGTGGGTATTTGACGGAATGGAGCTCAAGGCCTGGCCAGACATCAGCCAAGTTCTAGATGCGGCTGGCGACAATGGCAAGGAACCGCCATCTCCAGTCTCTATTCCCGTCGACTTCTACCCCCTATCAGTCCTTTTGGAAAAGGGCATCGTGTTGGGAGTTGAATCGGATCTTGTCCAGCGTCGCGATGTGAACTTCTCGTACTTTCATTTCGCTATCAGG ACACATCTCATACTTCCAGACCTACTGCGGTTTTATCTAAGGCAAAGCAGATCAGTTGAAGCCTCGAACCTGGCCCACCAGTACAAAGAGCTTGAGTATTTTGCGCATGGGCTTGAGATATTGTTACATCGTGTGTTAGATGAGGAAGTTGACACATCTCCGAAGCCTGTTGATGCCGTGCTACCTCGCGTTCTATCACTTTTATCCTCATTCAAGGAGTATCTTGATATTGTGCTGCAGTGCACACGCAAGACCGAAGTTCGGCAATGGAAAACATTGTTTGCATACCTCCCGCAGGCACAAGAACTCTTTGAAGAGTCGTTGCAAAGAGGTTCATTGAAGACAGCAGGTGggtacttaattatattacatACACTGGACGAACTGGGGTCATCAACCGAACAGTCGGTGCGACTTCTATCTCGCGCCATGAGGGAAGGCGATTGGGAATTGTGTAAAGAACTTGCACGGTTCCTGGCAGCTATGGATGAAACTGGTGAAACGTTGCAAGAAGCCATGAGGATGGTGGAGGTGTCACTTAAGCAAGAATCGGGACAAGACAGTATCGGAAGTCGACTCCAGATTCCGTCATCGCGCGTAACAAATGGAGGAGGGAGTGGCTTGACCAGCGGCGACGAGGACGGGGCCTCGGAATCAGATAGACGGTCTGGTAGCGATGGAGGTAGTGTCGCTTCGACGATCAGTGCCACCTAA
- a CDS encoding hypothetical protein (EggNog:ENOG41), which yields MMLPVVRGPRFGPLVRHGRSLHTTSRCLSSAEAAPAARPAHYDTSQQLSAIDAVKERRLKAGKLVAGVAAASDSDMFKGPTTGLPKSKRWDNHLSHESRVREPCTLKQAARYMKKPGLISLGGGLPSSEVFPIAELGFKVPVAPKFSEKETEESGQTVTIGKYDVRDRGGTYDLSIACNYGQATGSPQMMRYLTEHTEIVYNPPYADWKVCQTIGSTGALEEALRMFCDKDRGDSILTEDFSFSTALETVGPLGVKAFGVAIDEEGIVPEAMDELLSNWDAKERGSRKPHVLYTVPSGQNPTGATQGTERRKAVYAVAQKHDLYIIEDEPYYFLQMQPYTGRDQPEVPPPETVEEFVSSLIPSLLSIDVDGRVMRMDSFSKVLVPGSRLGWITASEQIVERYIRHAEVASQGPSGFSQVILYKLLDETWGHEGYLRWLMNLRLEYTKKRNALLAACEDHLPSDLATWTPPVAGMFHPEAGKRSILDIEEEIFNSCIENGVLIARGSWFLTEKDKAPPGLFFRATYASATPENMNKAIERFGKAVRDSFSRK from the exons ATGATGCTCCCAGTCGTGAGAGGACCGCGATTTGGGCCATTGGTTCGACATGGTCGCTCACTTCATACCACATCGCGATGTCTGTCAAGCGCCGAGGCTGCCCCGGCTGCCCGTCCAGCGCATTATGATACCTCACAGCAACTCTCCGCCATCGACGCCGTCAAGGAGAGACGGCTGAAAGCGGGAAAGCTCGTGGCTGgagttgctgctgcttcagaTAGTGACATGTTCAAAGGACCG ACTACCGGACTACCCAAGTCCAAGCGATGGGATA ACCACTTGAGTCATGAGAGTAGAGTGCGAGAACCATGCACTCTCAAGCAAGCGGCTCGCTACATGAAAAAACCTGGCCTTATCTCACTGGGCGGTGGCCTGCCATCCAGTGAAGTTTTCCCCATCGCTGAACTCGGTTTCAAGGTCCCCGTCGCACCAAAGTTCTCCGAGAAAGAGACCGAAGAGTCGGGTCAGACTGTAACAATCGGAAAATATGACGTGAGAGATCGCGGAGGCACTTATGACTTGTCCATCGCTTGCAACTACGGCCAAGCCACGGGATCACCACAGATGATGAGATACTTGACTGAACACACCGAGATTGTGTATAACCCTCCCTATGCAGACTGGAAAGTTTGCCAAACAATCGGCAGCACTGGAGCATTAGAAGAGGCGCTGCGCATGTTCTGTGACAAGGATCGTGGCGATTCAATACTCACTGAAGATTTCAGCTTCTCGACTGCCCTGGAAACAGTTGGCCCTCTTGGTGTGAAGGCATTCGGCGTGGCAATCGACGAAGAGGGCATCGTCCCCGAGGCTATGGATGAGCTCTTGTCAAACTGGGATGCTAAAGAACGAGGATCGAGGAAGCCACATGTGTTGTATACTGTTCCTTCAGGACAGAATCCCACAGGCGCAACACAGGGAACCGAGAGACGAAAGGCCGTCTATGCCGTGGCGCAAAAGCATGATCTATACATCATCGAAGATGAGCCATACTACTTTCTCCAGATGCAACCCTACACGGGTCGCGACCAACCAGAAGTACCACCACCAGAGACTGTCGAGGAGTTTGTATCGTCTCTCATTCCCTCACTTCTAAGCATCGATGTTGACGGACGAGTCATGCGTATGGACTCCTTCTCAAAGGTTCTCGTGCCAGGTTCTCGTCTTGGCTGGATAACAGCGTCGGAACAAATTGTTGAGAGGTATATTCGACACGCTGAAGTTGCAAGCCAGGGGCCCAGCGGCTTCTCCCAGGTCATTCTATACAAGTTGCTCGATGAGACATGGGGACACGAGGGTTACCTACGGTGGCTGATGAATTTGCGACTGGAGTATACAAAGAAGCGCAATGCTCTTCTGGCCGCCTGCGAAGATCATCTACCTAGTGATCTTGCAACTTGGACCCCCCCTGTCGCTGGCATGTTT CATCCTGAAGCAGGAAAGCGAAGCATCCTCGATATCGAAGAAGAGATTTTCAACTCCTGCATCGAGAATGGTGTCCTTATCGCCAGGGGCTCGTGGTTCTTGactgagaaggacaaggcaCCACCGGGACTCTTCTTCAGAGCGACATATGCATCTGCAACCCCTGAGAACATGAACAAGGCCATTGAAAGATTCGGAAAGGCTGTAAGAGACAGCTTTAGTAGGAAATAG